A window of Streptomyces armeniacus contains these coding sequences:
- a CDS encoding RelA/SpoT family protein, whose amino-acid sequence MPDEAQPLAAAQRRQTEPGAAGSGAAPDRSGSTREPKPPEGGGAAGPVTHRPAPETPPAPSAPPAPPAAENGADQDGSSARPISGVSGRSGSSNRVRARLARLGVQRSSPFNPVLEPLLRIVRGNDPKIESSTLRQIERAYQVAERWHRGQKRKSGDPYITHPLAVTTILAELGMDPATLMAGLLHDTVEDTEYGLDTLRRDFGDAVALLVDGVTKLDKVKFGEAAQAETVRKMVVAMAKDPRVLVIKLADRLHNMRTMRYLKREKQEQKARETLEIYAPLAHRLGMNTIKWELEDLAFAILYPKMYDEIVRLVAERAPKRDEYLAVVTDEVQSDLRGARIKATVTGRPKHYYSVYQKMIVRGRDFAEIYDLVGIRVLVDTVRDCYAALGTVHARWNPVPGRFKDYIAMPKFNMYQSLHTTVIGPSGKPVELQIRTFDMHRRAEYGIAAHWKYKQEAVAGASKVRSDVPKKAGKGADQDTFNDMAWLRQLLDWQKETEDPGEFLESLRFDLSRNEVFVFTPKGDVIALPAGATPVDFAYAVHTEVGHRTIGARVNGRLVPLESTLDNGDLVEVFTSKASGAGPSRDWLSFVKSPRARNKIRAWFTRERRDEAIEHGKDAIARAMRKQNLPIQRILTGDSLVTLAHEMRYPDISALYAAIGEGHVTAQNIVQKLVHALGGEDAANEDIAETTPPLSKGKRRQNADPGVVVKGVDDVWVKLARCCTPVPGDPIIGFVTRGSGVSVHRADCLNVDSLSREPERILEVEWAPTQSSVFLVAIQVEALDRSRLLSDVTRVLSDQHVNILSAAVQTSRDRVATSRFTFEMGDPKHLGHVLKAVRGVEGVYDVYRVTSARRP is encoded by the coding sequence TTGCCAGACGAGGCCCAGCCGCTCGCCGCCGCACAGCGCCGGCAGACCGAGCCCGGCGCCGCCGGGTCCGGCGCGGCGCCCGACAGGAGCGGCAGCACCCGCGAGCCGAAGCCGCCGGAGGGCGGCGGCGCGGCGGGGCCCGTCACGCACCGGCCCGCCCCGGAGACCCCGCCTGCCCCCTCGGCGCCGCCCGCGCCGCCCGCCGCCGAGAACGGCGCGGACCAGGACGGCTCCTCGGCCCGCCCCATCTCCGGTGTCTCGGGCCGCTCCGGGTCCTCCAACCGCGTACGGGCCCGGCTGGCCCGTCTCGGCGTGCAGCGCTCCAGCCCGTTCAACCCGGTCCTGGAGCCGCTGCTGCGGATAGTGCGCGGCAACGACCCCAAGATCGAGTCGTCCACGCTGCGCCAGATCGAGCGCGCGTACCAGGTCGCAGAGCGCTGGCACCGCGGCCAGAAGCGGAAGAGCGGCGACCCGTACATCACGCACCCGCTCGCCGTCACCACCATCCTCGCCGAGCTCGGCATGGATCCGGCCACGCTCATGGCGGGCCTGCTGCACGACACGGTGGAGGACACCGAGTACGGCCTGGACACCCTGCGCCGCGACTTCGGCGACGCGGTGGCGCTGCTGGTCGACGGCGTGACCAAGCTGGACAAGGTGAAGTTCGGCGAGGCCGCGCAGGCCGAGACCGTACGCAAGATGGTCGTGGCGATGGCCAAGGACCCGCGGGTGCTGGTGATCAAGCTCGCGGACCGGCTGCACAACATGCGCACGATGCGCTACCTCAAGCGGGAGAAGCAGGAGCAGAAGGCCCGCGAGACGCTGGAGATCTACGCCCCGCTCGCGCACCGACTGGGCATGAACACCATCAAGTGGGAGCTGGAGGACCTCGCGTTCGCGATCCTCTACCCCAAGATGTACGACGAGATCGTGCGGCTCGTCGCGGAGCGCGCCCCGAAGCGGGACGAGTATCTGGCCGTCGTCACCGACGAGGTGCAGTCGGACCTGCGCGGCGCCCGTATCAAGGCCACCGTCACCGGCCGCCCGAAGCACTACTACAGCGTCTACCAGAAGATGATCGTGCGCGGCCGCGACTTCGCCGAGATCTACGACCTGGTGGGCATCCGCGTCCTCGTCGACACCGTCCGTGACTGCTACGCGGCGCTGGGCACCGTACACGCCCGCTGGAACCCGGTGCCGGGGCGGTTCAAGGACTACATCGCGATGCCCAAGTTCAACATGTACCAGTCGCTGCACACGACGGTCATCGGGCCCAGCGGCAAGCCCGTCGAGCTGCAGATCCGCACCTTCGACATGCACCGCCGCGCGGAGTACGGCATCGCCGCGCACTGGAAGTACAAGCAGGAGGCGGTGGCCGGGGCGTCCAAGGTGCGTTCCGACGTGCCGAAGAAGGCGGGCAAGGGCGCCGACCAGGACACGTTCAACGACATGGCGTGGCTGCGCCAGCTGCTGGACTGGCAGAAGGAGACCGAGGACCCGGGCGAGTTCCTGGAGTCGCTCCGCTTCGACCTCTCCCGCAACGAGGTCTTCGTCTTCACGCCGAAGGGCGACGTCATAGCGCTGCCGGCCGGCGCGACCCCGGTGGACTTCGCGTACGCGGTGCACACGGAGGTCGGCCACCGTACGATCGGCGCCCGCGTCAACGGGCGGCTCGTACCGCTCGAATCGACCCTCGACAACGGCGACCTGGTCGAGGTCTTCACCTCCAAGGCGTCCGGCGCGGGCCCCTCCCGGGACTGGCTGAGCTTCGTCAAGTCACCGCGCGCCCGCAACAAGATCCGCGCCTGGTTCACCCGCGAGCGCCGCGACGAGGCCATCGAGCACGGCAAGGACGCGATCGCCCGTGCGATGCGCAAGCAGAACCTGCCGATCCAGCGCATCCTCACCGGCGACTCCCTCGTCACCCTTGCCCACGAGATGCGCTACCCGGACATCTCCGCGCTCTACGCCGCCATCGGCGAGGGCCATGTCACGGCGCAGAACATCGTGCAGAAGCTGGTCCACGCCCTCGGCGGCGAGGACGCGGCCAACGAGGACATCGCCGAGACCACCCCGCCGCTCAGCAAGGGCAAGCGCCGCCAGAACGCCGACCCGGGCGTCGTCGTCAAGGGCGTCGACGACGTGTGGGTCAAGCTCGCCCGCTGCTGTACGCCGGTGCCGGGCGACCCCATCATCGGCTTCGTCACCCGGGGCAGCGGCGTCTCGGTGCACCGGGCCGACTGCCTCAACGTCGACTCGCTGTCCCGCGAACCCGAGCGCATCCTCGAGGTCGAGTGGGCGCCCACCCAGTCGTCCGTGTTCCTGGTGGCGATCCAGGTCGAGGCGCTGGACCGGTCGCGGCTGCTCTCGGACGTCACGCGCGTGCTGTCGGACCAGCACGTCAACATCCTCTCGGCGGCCGTGCAGACCTCCCGGGACCGGGTGGCCACCTCGCGCTTCACGTTCGAGATGGGCGATCCCAAGCACCTGGGCCACGTGCTGAAGGCGGTGCGCGGAGTGGAGGGCGTATACGACGTGTACCGCGTCACCTCGGCCCGCAGGCCGTAA
- a CDS encoding DUF349 domain-containing protein, producing the protein MSSDRWGRVDEAGTVYVRTADGEKVVGSWQAGSPDEALAYFERKYDGLVVEISLLEKRVKTTDLSTKDANTAIAHLREQVDAHHAVGDLDALRERLDKLARTIEERREERKAHKAKQTEEAHKAKEDLVAEAEQLAQSEQWRVAGERLRALVDIWKGLPRLDRKTDDELWHRFSHARSAFSKRRKAHFAQLDAQREEARQRKEKLVAEAESLSGSRDWGPTAAKYRDLMQEWKAAGRAQREHEEDLWSRFRGAQDVFFQARSEVFAERDSEQRENLTRKEELAAEAEKLLPITDLKAARAAFRAINERWDAIGHVPRDSKAKIEGRVHAVERALQEAEEAEWRRSNPEARARAAGLTGQLQDAVDKLREQAEKARAAGNTAKAAKLEQELAGRQALLDQALKGLEEFGG; encoded by the coding sequence GTGAGCAGCGACCGGTGGGGCCGCGTCGACGAGGCGGGGACCGTGTACGTACGCACGGCGGACGGCGAGAAGGTCGTCGGCTCCTGGCAGGCGGGCTCGCCCGATGAGGCTCTGGCCTACTTCGAGCGCAAATACGACGGCCTGGTCGTCGAGATCAGCCTCCTCGAGAAGAGGGTGAAGACCACCGACCTGTCCACGAAGGACGCCAACACCGCCATCGCACACCTGCGTGAGCAGGTCGACGCGCATCACGCCGTCGGCGACCTGGACGCGCTGCGGGAGCGGCTGGACAAGCTGGCCCGCACCATCGAGGAACGCCGCGAGGAGCGCAAGGCGCACAAGGCGAAGCAGACCGAGGAGGCGCACAAGGCCAAGGAGGATCTGGTCGCCGAGGCCGAGCAGCTGGCGCAGAGCGAGCAGTGGCGGGTGGCCGGCGAACGGCTGCGGGCGCTGGTGGACATCTGGAAAGGGCTGCCGCGGCTCGACCGCAAGACGGACGACGAGCTGTGGCACCGCTTCTCGCACGCCCGATCCGCGTTCTCCAAGCGCCGCAAGGCGCACTTCGCGCAGCTGGACGCGCAGCGCGAGGAGGCGCGGCAGCGCAAGGAGAAGCTGGTCGCCGAGGCGGAGTCGCTCTCCGGCTCCCGCGACTGGGGTCCGACCGCCGCCAAGTACCGCGATCTGATGCAGGAGTGGAAGGCGGCCGGGCGGGCGCAGCGGGAGCACGAGGAGGACCTGTGGAGCCGGTTCCGCGGCGCGCAGGACGTCTTCTTCCAGGCGCGCAGCGAGGTGTTCGCGGAGCGGGACAGCGAGCAGCGGGAGAATCTGACTCGTAAGGAGGAGCTCGCCGCCGAGGCGGAGAAGCTGCTCCCGATCACCGATCTGAAGGCGGCGCGGGCCGCGTTCCGGGCGATCAACGAGCGCTGGGACGCGATCGGGCACGTGCCGCGCGACTCGAAGGCGAAGATCGAGGGCCGCGTGCACGCGGTGGAGCGTGCGCTGCAGGAGGCCGAGGAGGCCGAGTGGCGGCGCAGCAACCCGGAGGCGCGGGCCCGCGCGGCCGGTCTGACGGGTCAGCTGCAGGACGCGGTGGACAAGCTGCGGGAGCAGGCCGAGAAGGCGCGCGCCGCCGGGAACACCGCGAAGGCGGCGAAGCTCGAGCAGGAACTGGCGGGCCGTCAGGCGCTGTTGGACCAGGCGCTCAAGGGCCTGGAGGAGTTCGGCGGCTGA
- a CDS encoding peptidylprolyl isomerase — protein MVSSEQRRKQLAREKFQRQLERRARARRRARIRNAAIAAGVVLAVGAVSAYAATGGLNGDEEKENAADKPSNEPSKAPDPCDKPAEGKPNGKQWKKEPKLTIDKSAAYAMTLKTTCGDIGIQLDAENAPHTVNSFKFLADEGFFDHTSCHRLTTGGVAVLQCGDPTGKGTGDPGYTLPDENLKDPKVKGGVYPAGTVAMANTGQKDSGGSQFFLVHKDSKLPATYTPFGTVSDSGMKVLKKIVGAGVGGGTPDGPPNATVVIDKATVKAG, from the coding sequence GTGGTCAGCAGTGAGCAGCGGCGGAAGCAGCTCGCACGTGAGAAGTTCCAGCGCCAGCTGGAGCGCCGTGCCAGGGCCCGGCGCAGGGCCCGGATCCGGAACGCGGCGATCGCGGCCGGGGTGGTGCTGGCGGTCGGCGCTGTGTCCGCGTATGCCGCGACCGGCGGGCTGAACGGCGACGAGGAGAAGGAGAACGCCGCGGACAAGCCGAGCAACGAGCCCAGCAAGGCGCCGGACCCCTGCGACAAGCCCGCGGAGGGCAAGCCGAACGGCAAGCAGTGGAAGAAGGAACCGAAGCTGACGATCGACAAGTCGGCGGCGTACGCGATGACGCTGAAGACGACCTGCGGCGACATCGGCATCCAGCTGGACGCGGAGAACGCCCCGCACACCGTGAACTCGTTCAAGTTCCTCGCGGATGAAGGGTTCTTCGACCACACCTCCTGTCACCGGCTGACCACGGGCGGTGTCGCCGTGCTGCAGTGCGGCGACCCCACCGGAAAGGGCACCGGCGACCCGGGGTACACCCTGCCGGACGAGAACCTGAAGGACCCGAAGGTCAAGGGCGGCGTCTATCCGGCGGGCACGGTGGCGATGGCCAACACCGGCCAGAAGGACAGCGGCGGCAGCCAGTTCTTCCTCGTGCACAAGGACAGCAAGCTGCCGGCCACGTACACGCCGTTCGGCACCGTCTCCGACTCCGGGATGAAGGTGCTGAAGAAGATCGTCGGCGCGGGCGTCGGCGGCGGCACCCCCGACGGGCCGCCGAACGCGACCGTGGTGATCGACAAGGCCACCGTCAAGGCGGGCTGA
- a CDS encoding MBL fold metallo-hydrolase translates to MLVAGFPAGAWGTNCYLVAPAAGEECVIIDPGHQAAEGVREAVAKHRLKPVAVILTHGHIDHVASVLPVCGAHDVPAWIHPDDRYMLSDPEKALGRSIGQPLMGELSVGEPDDLKELTDGARLALAGLELTVAHAPGHTKGSVTFRMPEQDDVPPVFFSGDLLFAGSVGRTDLPGGDHAELLGSLARVCLPLEDSTVVLSGHGPQTTIGRERATNPFLREVAASGPGDGVSAAPRRGM, encoded by the coding sequence GTGCTCGTAGCCGGGTTCCCCGCCGGGGCCTGGGGGACCAATTGTTATCTGGTCGCCCCCGCCGCCGGTGAGGAGTGCGTGATCATCGACCCGGGCCACCAGGCCGCCGAGGGCGTCCGGGAGGCCGTCGCCAAGCACCGGCTCAAGCCGGTCGCGGTGATCCTCACGCACGGACACATCGACCACGTGGCGTCCGTGCTGCCCGTGTGCGGCGCGCACGACGTGCCCGCGTGGATCCACCCCGACGACCGGTACATGCTGAGCGACCCCGAGAAGGCGCTGGGCCGCAGCATCGGGCAGCCGCTGATGGGCGAGCTGTCCGTGGGGGAGCCGGACGATCTGAAGGAGCTCACCGACGGCGCGCGGCTGGCACTGGCCGGGCTGGAGCTGACCGTGGCGCACGCGCCCGGGCATACCAAGGGGTCGGTGACCTTCAGGATGCCCGAGCAGGACGACGTGCCTCCCGTCTTCTTCTCGGGCGACCTGCTGTTCGCCGGCTCCGTAGGACGCACCGATCTGCCGGGCGGCGACCACGCCGAGCTCCTCGGTTCGCTGGCACGGGTGTGCCTGCCGCTGGAGGACTCGACGGTGGTGCTTTCCGGCCACGGCCCCCAGACCACCATCGGCCGCGAACGCGCCACCAACCCCTTCCTGCGAGAGGTGGCGGCGAGCGGTCCCGGAGACGGCGTGAGCGCCGCTCCGCGACGAGGAATGTGA
- the hisS gene encoding histidine--tRNA ligase: MSTFSAPKGTYDLIPPDSAEFLAVREALAAPLLRAGYGYVETPGFEQAELFSRGVGESTDIVTKEMYTLTTKGGDQLALRPEGTASVLRAALQRNLHRSALPVKLWYSGSYYRYERPQAGRYRHFSQVGAEALGAEDPVLDAELIILADDAYRSLGLREFRILLNSLGDKECRPVYRAALQEYLRRLDLDEDTRRRIEINPLRVLDDKRDSVQRQLADAPLMRDHLCEACKAYHEQVRELLGAAGVAFEDDPRLVRGLDYYTRTTFEFVHDGLGSQSAVGGGGRYDGLSEMLGGPELPSVGWALGVDRTVLALRAEGVRLDLAPGPRVYAVPLGEEARRVLFGVVTELRREGIAADFAFGGKGLKNAMKSANRSGARCALVLGERDLAEGLVQVKDLESGEQSPVPLDRVVTAVRAKVG; this comes from the coding sequence GTGAGCACGTTTTCCGCCCCCAAGGGCACCTACGATCTGATCCCGCCGGACTCCGCGGAGTTCCTGGCGGTGCGCGAGGCGCTCGCCGCGCCGCTGCTGCGGGCCGGCTACGGCTATGTCGAGACCCCCGGTTTCGAGCAGGCCGAACTCTTCTCCCGCGGGGTCGGCGAGTCCACCGACATCGTGACCAAGGAGATGTACACGCTGACCACCAAGGGCGGCGACCAGCTCGCGCTCCGCCCGGAGGGCACCGCGTCCGTCCTGCGCGCGGCGCTCCAGCGGAACCTGCACCGCAGTGCGCTGCCCGTGAAGCTCTGGTACTCGGGCTCGTACTACCGCTACGAACGCCCGCAGGCCGGCCGCTACCGGCACTTCTCGCAGGTCGGCGCCGAGGCACTGGGCGCCGAGGACCCGGTGCTGGACGCCGAGTTGATCATCCTGGCCGACGACGCGTACCGCTCGCTGGGCCTGCGCGAGTTCCGTATCCTGCTGAACTCGCTGGGTGACAAGGAGTGCCGGCCCGTCTACCGCGCCGCGCTCCAGGAGTACCTGCGGCGGCTCGACCTGGACGAGGACACGCGCCGGCGCATCGAGATCAACCCCCTGCGCGTGCTGGACGACAAGCGGGACAGCGTGCAGCGGCAGCTGGCAGACGCGCCGCTGATGCGGGACCACCTGTGCGAGGCCTGCAAGGCGTACCACGAGCAGGTGCGCGAGCTGCTCGGCGCGGCGGGCGTCGCGTTCGAGGACGACCCGCGGCTGGTGCGCGGCCTCGACTACTACACCCGTACGACCTTCGAGTTCGTCCACGATGGCCTCGGCTCGCAGTCGGCGGTCGGCGGCGGCGGGCGGTACGACGGGCTCTCCGAGATGCTCGGCGGCCCCGAACTCCCCTCCGTGGGCTGGGCGCTCGGCGTCGACCGTACGGTGCTGGCGCTCCGCGCCGAGGGCGTACGGCTGGACCTGGCCCCGGGCCCGCGGGTGTACGCGGTGCCCCTGGGGGAGGAGGCGCGGCGCGTGCTCTTCGGCGTCGTGACGGAGCTGCGCCGGGAGGGCATCGCGGCGGACTTCGCGTTCGGCGGCAAGGGCCTGAAGAACGCGATGAAATCAGCCAACCGCTCCGGTGCCCGCTGCGCGCTGGTGCTGGGGGAGCGGGACCTTGCCGAAGGGCTGGTCCAGGTCAAGGATCTGGAGTCCGGCGAGCAGAGCCCGGTGCCACTCGATCGAGTGGTCACCGCGGTTCGGGCGAAGGTCGGCTGA
- a CDS encoding vitamin K epoxide reductase family protein, with amino-acid sequence MTTTAPLDNAPAQRDGTRRGAVGAGRAFGWLLIITGAAGLLASWVITIDKTKILEAKAEGKTFTPGCSLNPIVSCGNIMESDQASAFGFSNPIIGLVAYGIVICVGVTLLTGARFPRWYWLTFNAGTLFGVGFVTWLQYESLYTINSLCLWCSLAWVATIFMFWYVTGHNVKHGFLPAPAGLKSFVEEFHWVVPVLHVGVIGMMVLTRWWDFWTG; translated from the coding sequence ATGACCACGACGGCACCCCTCGACAACGCCCCGGCCCAGCGGGACGGGACCAGGCGGGGTGCCGTCGGTGCCGGCCGCGCCTTCGGATGGCTGCTGATCATCACGGGGGCGGCGGGCCTGCTGGCCTCGTGGGTCATCACGATCGACAAGACCAAGATCCTCGAGGCGAAGGCGGAGGGCAAGACCTTCACGCCGGGCTGCAGCCTCAACCCGATCGTCTCCTGCGGCAACATCATGGAGAGCGACCAGGCCTCCGCCTTCGGCTTCTCGAACCCGATCATCGGCCTCGTCGCGTACGGCATCGTGATCTGCGTCGGGGTCACTCTGCTCACCGGGGCGCGCTTCCCGCGGTGGTACTGGCTGACGTTCAACGCGGGCACGCTGTTCGGCGTCGGGTTCGTGACGTGGCTGCAGTACGAGTCGCTCTACACCATCAACTCCCTCTGCCTGTGGTGCAGCCTGGCGTGGGTCGCGACGATCTTCATGTTCTGGTACGTGACCGGGCACAACGTGAAGCACGGCTTCCTGCCCGCGCCCGCGGGGCTCAAGAGCTTCGTGGAGGAGTTCCACTGGGTCGTGCCGGTGCTGCACGTCGGCGTCATCGGGATGATGGTGCTGACGCGCTGGTGGGACTTCTGGACGGGCTGA
- a CDS encoding replication-associated recombination protein A, which translates to MEPDLFTAAAEERQATDPSASPLAVRMRPRVVDEVVGQEHLLRPGSPLRRLVGEAGGGPAGPSSVMLWGPPGTGKTTLAYVVSQATDKRFVELSAITAGVKEVRAVIEGAKRSAGAYGKDTVLFLDEIHRFSKAQQDSLLPAVENRWVTLIAATTENPYFSVISPLLSRSLLLTLEPLTDDDLRGLLQRAVSEERGLGGAVELPEDAVAYLLRIAGGDARRALTALEAGAGAALTKGEAEVTVQSLEEAVDRAAITYDRDGDQHYDVASALIKSIRGSDVDAALHYLARMIEAGEDPRFIARRLMISASEDIGLADPSALQTAVAAAQAVAMIGFPEARITLGHATVALALAPKSNAACVAIDAALADVRAGVAGPVPAHLRDSHYKGSTKLGHGKGYQYPHDLPGGIAAQQYAPDGVHGKRYYEPTRYGAEARYADVAERVRARLRGEAPPAAPPSAPREGPRGEQREE; encoded by the coding sequence GTGGAACCCGACCTGTTCACCGCCGCCGCCGAAGAGCGCCAGGCCACCGACCCCTCCGCCAGCCCCCTGGCCGTGCGGATGCGTCCGCGCGTCGTCGACGAGGTGGTCGGCCAGGAGCATCTGCTGCGCCCCGGATCACCGCTGCGCCGCCTCGTCGGCGAGGCCGGCGGCGGGCCCGCCGGGCCCTCGTCCGTGATGCTGTGGGGCCCGCCCGGCACCGGCAAGACGACGCTGGCGTACGTCGTCAGCCAGGCCACCGACAAGCGCTTCGTCGAGCTGTCGGCGATCACCGCCGGGGTCAAGGAGGTCCGGGCCGTCATCGAGGGGGCCAAGCGCTCCGCGGGGGCGTACGGCAAGGACACGGTCCTCTTCCTCGACGAGATCCACCGCTTCAGCAAGGCCCAGCAGGACTCCCTGCTGCCCGCCGTCGAGAACCGCTGGGTGACGCTCATCGCGGCGACCACCGAGAATCCGTACTTCTCGGTGATCTCCCCGCTGCTGTCCCGTTCGCTGCTGCTCACCCTGGAGCCGCTGACCGACGACGACCTGCGGGGCCTGCTGCAGCGCGCGGTGAGCGAGGAGCGCGGGCTCGGCGGCGCGGTGGAGCTGCCGGAGGACGCGGTGGCGTATCTGCTCCGGATCGCGGGCGGCGACGCCCGCCGCGCGCTGACCGCGCTCGAGGCGGGCGCGGGTGCGGCGCTGACCAAGGGCGAGGCGGAGGTCACGGTCCAGTCGCTGGAGGAGGCGGTCGACCGGGCGGCGATCACGTACGACCGGGACGGCGACCAGCACTACGACGTGGCCAGCGCCCTGATCAAGTCCATCCGCGGCTCAGACGTGGACGCGGCGCTGCACTATCTCGCGCGGATGATCGAGGCGGGCGAGGACCCGAGGTTCATCGCGCGGCGGCTGATGATCTCGGCCAGCGAGGACATCGGGCTGGCCGACCCGAGCGCCCTCCAGACCGCCGTCGCGGCGGCCCAGGCCGTCGCCATGATCGGCTTCCCCGAGGCCCGTATCACCCTCGGGCACGCCACGGTCGCGCTGGCCCTGGCGCCCAAGTCCAACGCCGCGTGCGTCGCGATCGACGCGGCGCTCGCCGACGTACGGGCGGGCGTGGCCGGACCGGTGCCCGCGCACCTGCGGGACAGCCACTACAAGGGCTCGACGAAGCTCGGCCACGGCAAGGGCTATCAGTACCCGCACGATCTGCCCGGCGGCATCGCCGCGCAGCAGTACGCGCCGGACGGAGTCCACGGGAAGCGGTATTACGAGCCGACGAGGTACGGCGCGGAGGCCCGTTATGCGGACGTGGCCGAGCGCGTGCGCGCCCGGCTGCGCGGCGAGGCGCCGCCCGCGGCTCCGCCATCGGCACCGCGCGAGGGGCCGCGGGGCGAGCAGCGGGAGGAGTGA
- a CDS encoding DUF2470 domain-containing protein yields MFRPGIPLSGTDDDAGPGQPRPVEDARQPTAAECIRTLVESSVTATLAIPGTEAAAPDPLGSWSPDARAVTADGDVILLLPADAPAARAAAYAQDDDITTVMEITDVAPVSVPHRVRGRAWVAGWLTAVRNEQRAAYARLLAERRPGAPAADVAWMLLRLEVGEAYVDDLWGEEQVEPEDFAAARPDPLAPHEAELLQHLAAAHEGRLRGLCTLLGGEFRQSCGTWDQVTPLALDRYGMRVRFAVAERCFDARFEFPDAVRDVAGLRLAMHQLFEAAAAER; encoded by the coding sequence ATGTTTCGACCTGGGATCCCCCTGTCCGGCACCGATGACGATGCGGGACCGGGTCAGCCGCGTCCCGTGGAAGACGCCCGGCAGCCCACGGCGGCCGAGTGCATACGAACCCTCGTGGAATCCAGCGTAACCGCGACCCTCGCCATTCCCGGCACGGAGGCCGCCGCACCGGACCCGCTCGGCTCCTGGTCCCCCGACGCCCGCGCCGTCACCGCCGACGGCGACGTGATCCTGCTGCTCCCCGCCGACGCCCCGGCGGCCCGGGCCGCCGCATACGCCCAGGACGACGACATCACCACCGTGATGGAGATCACGGATGTCGCCCCGGTGTCCGTCCCGCACCGCGTGCGCGGCCGCGCCTGGGTCGCCGGATGGCTCACTGCCGTACGGAACGAGCAGCGGGCCGCGTACGCCCGCCTCCTCGCCGAGCGCCGGCCCGGAGCGCCCGCCGCCGACGTGGCGTGGATGCTGCTGCGGCTCGAGGTGGGCGAGGCGTACGTGGACGACCTCTGGGGCGAGGAGCAGGTCGAGCCCGAGGACTTCGCCGCCGCCCGCCCCGACCCGCTGGCGCCGCACGAGGCGGAGCTGCTGCAGCACCTGGCGGCCGCGCACGAGGGGCGGCTGCGGGGGCTGTGCACGCTGCTGGGCGGCGAGTTCCGGCAGAGCTGCGGGACCTGGGACCAGGTGACGCCGCTGGCGCTGGACCGGTACGGGATGCGGGTGCGGTTCGCCGTGGCGGAGCGGTGCTTCGACGCGCGCTTCGAGTTCCCGGACGCGGTGCGGGACGTGGCCGGACTGCGGCTGGCCATGCACCAGTTGTTCGAGGCCGCCGCCGCGGAGCGGTGA
- the rpsD gene encoding 30S ribosomal protein S4: MNQSRPKVKKSRALGIALTPKAVKYFEQRPYPPGEHGRGRKQNSDYKVRLLEKQRLRAQYDISERQMARAYDRARKVEGKTGEALIIELERRLDALVLRSGLARTIYQARQMVVHGHIAVNGRKVDKPSFRVSPDDVVQVRERSKTKHPFLVAREGGYAPDGETPRYLEVNLEALAFRLDRDPNRKEVPVICDEQMVVEYYAR, encoded by the coding sequence GTGAACCAGTCGCGTCCCAAGGTCAAGAAGTCGCGGGCGCTCGGCATCGCCCTGACCCCGAAGGCCGTCAAGTACTTCGAGCAGCGCCCCTACCCGCCGGGTGAGCACGGCCGCGGCCGCAAGCAGAACAGCGACTACAAGGTCCGGCTGCTGGAGAAGCAGCGGCTGCGCGCGCAGTACGACATCAGCGAGCGCCAGATGGCGCGTGCCTACGACCGCGCTCGGAAGGTCGAAGGCAAGACGGGCGAGGCCCTGATCATCGAGCTGGAGCGCCGTCTGGACGCGCTCGTCCTGCGGTCCGGCCTGGCCCGCACGATCTACCAGGCCCGCCAGATGGTGGTGCACGGCCACATCGCGGTCAACGGCCGCAAGGTCGACAAGCCGTCGTTCCGGGTCAGCCCCGACGACGTCGTGCAGGTGCGCGAGCGCAGCAAGACCAAGCACCCGTTCCTGGTCGCCCGCGAGGGCGGCTACGCGCCCGACGGCGAGACGCCGCGCTATCTCGAGGTGAACCTCGAAGCGCTCGCCTTCCGGCTGGACCGGGACCCGAACCGCAAGGAGGTCCCGGTGATCTGCGACGAGCAGATGGTCGTGGAGTACTACGCACGCTGA